A genome region from Engraulis encrasicolus isolate BLACKSEA-1 chromosome 6, IST_EnEncr_1.0, whole genome shotgun sequence includes the following:
- the LOC134451054 gene encoding cilia- and flagella-associated protein 57-like yields MATVVAHCHQIYGLRTGVANNVCFFDEQTVIFPSGNNCVRYNIDQKWQRFIPGLEKSRGMYALAISPNKRYLAVSERGDRAMITMYDLQHEQCRKRKVLTSGDIAVSEFVSMCFSPDCKYFVAQAGGPDWVLFYWMWERQKIMATVKTTTVMNPINQVSFNPVDNAQICVSGFGVLKIFRFAEGILKQTAFQKLDTQNILSHAWVSEERIIAGTEKGRLLVFEFGDLRWDINVAPSGPASASGRSTGRSRSVSEKDQREDNQAELPRVTVVTAYSKGFACAAGPGRVLLYERTEDKDSYRQTREIKIPHDPCRCDPGRAEQQQIMSLVISPTEETLVTSTDHNQLYSLTLSTAEMSKGEQAHFEHLSHPFHSESITGLSICMRKPIMATCSLDQSVRIWNFETNTLELYKEFQEEAFSIALHPSGLYVLVGFSSKLRLMNLLIDDIRTFKEFTVRGCRECAFSNGGHMFAAVNGNVIHIYSTTTFDNTLNLKGHNGKVRSIAWSGDDSRLVTCGMEGAVYEWNTLTGKREAESVLKSCAYTGVTLSPDSRNIFAVGTDFTLKEITDSQILREVNAEDVTYTSVVMSRSGKVLFAGTSTGTVRAIKYPLSLQKEWIEYQAHASAVTKMVITFDDKYLLTVAEDGCVITWKLIDKEGRGLKRDAEVCYAEEILITKSDLEEKNLIMLELRTRVEELKMENEYQLRLKDMNSNEMIKELSENYSQQIESLKTNNQILKTEKIWQETKHQEVLAEVLEKHNKAIQDLESSSSQKLLLEYENFEELQAKFQHMQVTYEQKLKVMEQEKSEALQGLTLHYEGKAMEKQLHLDQSQEEARVQQREFEEFRKQMEEDGDREIQDIRLRYERYLIQEREANLKMKGDTSIMKKKSTSLQKEVDEKNTQIERMKTEQNRLQAVIKNLEKDTLTLKKEIMERDDTIQDKERRMYDLKKKNQELEKFKFVLDYKIKELRKQIEPRENDIKEMHDQIQEMEKELETFHKLNVKQKLDNKELTIKLASSEIELQEERKRVWDGQALIKKFKVDLHNSVAFIQRPQKLKRAIKELHDKYIHQSDMVEIVGADGSVEMEYARHQEHLERSVASLKKKLNRANFGHSVENVKIMQENVTLITEINNLRRELKLTRSQLHNYETLLGLNKKQRQQPTEVTDTATPRSDLLDPVHRLDLHNESESIIQLQNQEILRLKQEIQDMISSRLPYRPPSTAKLPALKKL; encoded by the exons ATGGCCACAGTGGTGGCCCATTGTCATCAAATCTATGGGCTGCGGACTGGAGTGGCCAACAATGTGTGCTTCTTTGACGAGCAAACTGTCATCTTCCCCTCTGGAAACAACTGTGTACGCTACAACATCGACCAGAAATGGCAGCGATTCATACCAG GTCTGGAGAAGTCTCGTGGCATGTACGCGCTGGCCATCAGTCCCAATAAGCGTTACCTGGCGGTGTCGGAGCGCGGGGACCGGGCCATGATCACCATGTACGACCTGCAGCACGAGCAGTGCCGCAAGAGGAAGGTGCTGACGTCCGGAGACATCGCCGTCTCCGAGTTCGTGTCCATGTGCTTCTCCCCCGACTGCAAGTACTTTGTGGCCCAGGCCGGAGGGCCGGACTGGGTCCTCTTCTACTGGATGTGGGAGAGGCAGAAGATCATGGCCACGGTCAAGACCACCACCGTCATGAACCCCATCAAccag GTCAGCTTCAACCCTGTGGACAACGCCCAGATCTGCGTGAGCGGCTTCGGCGTGTTGAAGATCTTCCGCTTCGCCGAGGGCATCCTGAAGCAGACGGCCTTCCAGAAGCTGGACACCCAGAACATCCTGTCCCACGCCTGGGTCTCCGAGGAGCGCATCATCGCCGGCACGGAGAAGGGACGCCTGCTGGTCTTCGAGTTCGGGGACCTGCGCTGGGACATCAACGTGGCGCCCAGTGGCCCTGCCTCAGCCTCGGGGAGGAGCACGGGGAGGAGCAG GTCTGTTAGCGAGAAGGACCAGAGGGAGGACAACCAGGCTGAGTTGCCGCGGGTGACGGTGGTCACAGCCTACTCCAAAGGCTTTGCATGCGCTGCCGGCCCGGGAAGAGTGCTGCTCTACGAGAGGACGGAGGACAAGGACAGCTACCGGCAAACCCGGGAAATAAAA ATTCCCCATGACCCCTGCCGGTGTGACCCTGGGCGTGCGGAGCAGCAGCAGATCATGTCTCTGGTCATCAGCCCCACAGAGGAGACCCTGGTGACCAGCACGGACCACAACCAGCTCTACAGCCTCACGCTGTCCACCGCCGAGATGAGCAAG GGCGAGCAGGCTCACTTCGAACACCTGTCGCACCCCTTCCATTCGGAGAGCATCACAGGCCTGTCCATCTGCATGCGCAAACCCATCATGGCCACCTGCTCCCTGGACCAGTCCGTACGCATATGGAACTTTGAGACCAA CACTCTGGAGCTGTATAAGGAGTTCCAGGAGGAGGCCTTCAGCATCGCGCTGCACCCCTCTGGCCTCTATGTGCTGGTTGGCTTCTCCAGCAAGCTGCGCCTCATGAACCTCCTCATCGACGACATCCGCACCTTCAAGGAGTTCACCGTGCGCGGCTGCAGAGAG TGTGCTTTTAGCAATGGCGGACACATGTTTGCTGCTGTCAATGGCAATGTCATCCACATCTACTCCACCACTACATTTGACAACACACTCAACTTGAAGGGCCACAATGGCAAG GTGCGTTCGATCGCGTGGAGCGGCGACGACAGCCGGCTGGTGACGTGTGGCATGGAGGGGGCGGTGTACGAGTGGAACACGCTGACGGGCAAGCGTGAGGCTGAGAGCGTGCTCAAGTCCTGCGCCTACACGGGCGTCACCCTCTCGCCCGACAGCAGGAACATCTTCGCCGTGGGCACCGACTTCACCCTCAAGGAGATCACAGACAGTCAG ATCTTGCGGGAGGTGAATGCGGAAGACGTGACTTACACCAGCGTGGTCATGTCCCGTTCTGGGAAAGTGCTCTTTGCTGGAACGTCCACGGGGACGGTGCGCGCCATCAAGTACCCGCTGTCGCTACAGAAGGAATGGATTGAATACCAGGCGCACGCCTCTGCTGTCACCAAG ATGGTGATAACGTTTGATGACAAGTACCTACTGACAGTGGCGGAGGACGGCTGCGTCATCACCTGGAAGCTGATCGATAAGGAGGGCCGTGGCCTGAAGAGAGATGCGGAGGTGTGCTACGCCGAGGAGATCCTCATCACCAAGTCCGACCTGGAGGAGAAG AACCTCATCATGCTGGAGCTGCGGACTCGCGTGGAGGAGCTGAAGATGGAGAACGAGTACCAGCTCCGCCTGAAGGACATGAACAGCAACGAGATGATCAAGGAGCTCTCCGAGAACTACAGCCAGCAGATCGAATCTCTCAAGACTAACAACCAG ATCCTGAAAACAGAGAAGATTTGGCAGGAGACCAAGCATCAGGAGGTGCTGGCTGAGGTCCTGGAGAAGCACAACAAAGCCATCCAGGACCTGG aGTCGTCCAGTAGTCAGAAGCTGCTGCTGGAGTACGAGAACTTTGAGGAGCTGCAGGCGAAGTTCCAGCACATGCAGGTGACCTACGAGCAGAAGCTGAAGGTGATGGAGCAGGAGAAGTCTGAGGCGCTGCAGGGGCTCACCCTCCACTACGAGGGCAAGGCCATGGAGAAGCAGCTGCACCTGGACCAG AGTCAGGAGGAGGCGCGCGTGCAGCAGAGGGAGTTTGAGGAGTTCCGGAAGCAAATGGAGGAGGACGGCGACCGCGAGATCCAGGACATACGCCTCCGCTACGAGCGCTACCTCATCCAGGAGCGCGAGGCCAACCTCAAGATGAAGGGAGACACCAGCATCATGAAGAAGAAG TCCACCAGTCTGCAGAAGGAGGTGGATGAGAAGAACACGCAGATCGAGCGCATGAAGACGGAGCAGAACCGGCTGCAGGCAGTCATCAAGAACCTGGAGAAGGACACGCTGACCTTGAAGAAGGAGATCATGGAGAGGGACGACACCATCCAGGACAAG GAAAGGAGAATGTATGACTTGAAAAAGAAAAACCAGGAGTTGGAGAAGTTTAAGTTTGTGCTGGACTACAAGATCAAAGAACTGAGGAAGCAGATTGAGCCGCGCGAGAATGACATCAAAGAGATGCATGATCAGATTCAGGAG ATGGAGAAGGAGCTGGAGACCTTCCACAAGCTGAACGTCAAGCAGAAACTGGACAACAAGGAACTGACCATCAAGCTCGCTTCCTCCGAGATCGAgctgcaggaggagaggaagagg GTGTGGGATGGCCAGGCTTTGATTAAGAAGTTCAAGGTGGACCTCCACAACAGTGTGGCTTTCATCCAGAGACCGCAGAAATTGAAGCGTGCCATCAAGGAGTTACACGACAAGTACATACATCAATCTGATATG GTGGAAATTGTGGGGGCTGACGGAAGCGTTGAGATGGAGTACGCTCGACACCAGGAACATCTGGAGAGGAGTGTGGCATCACTGAAGAAGAAACTGAACAGAGCTAACTTTGGGCATAGTGTAGAGAATGTGAAAATCATGCAG GAGAACGTGACCTTAATCACTGAAATTAACAACCTGCGACGTGAGCTCAAGTTGACGCGTTCACAGCTCCACAACTACGAGACCCTCCTGGGGCTGAACAAGAAACAGAGACAGCAGCCCACCGAGGTCACAG